Within Vigna unguiculata cultivar IT97K-499-35 chromosome 2, ASM411807v1, whole genome shotgun sequence, the genomic segment aaatatgtcattgtaaaataaaattgtcaaaatttagtagtcaaaatatcattattcttttttacATGATCCATCAGAAAAAGACtccaacaatttttattattactttttttttcagaaaacacGTTAATCCGATTTTATTGATACCTCAACAAGTGTTCATTGATAAATAGATGTTACTTTGAATATGTTCTATTACTAAAAGTGTCACAACatcaatgataaaatataaaaacagaGGACGAGTTATCAATTCTTTTAATGGACCGCGTAGTGGCATTGAGCAATTTTTAGAAATGCTTGTCAAaatcatattgatattttaataaatacttcACAATGCCAATATtgaaatgtgatttttttttgggATAAAATCATATGATTCCTGAATAGCACAGTAGATAAAGAAAGTTTGAAAGGCACAGCTAACTATAGttggaaataaaaattaaaactttgacTACTCATGTCACTTCGATGAATACAAAACTAGACACATCTCAATAAATCATTCAGCAATTTCATTATTGATATTGGGTAATTGTGAAAGAATTGAATCTGAGTAATTttgctttaaaaaatattgatatgaATTAATGGAATTCATTCtcccttttttattttgaatggtGAGGTAAATGTTTATCTGTGTTAGATGTAATCAATCCGGTTTATACGGGTTAAAGATAAAGttaattttagtgttttttaattacatatttacatgttaaaatagAGCAGCGGCTTCGtaataaattgttaattttgttatgaaataaagtgaataatagataatagagaatagagaataagGAGCAACTtatctgtgtattattattgatgggaagagtcctatttataaatacaatatgtaatccataaaggaaacaaatcaacttagttaagacaaataaatatttagcataaagagtaatgaatcatatgagtaaatgtatcaaattaatggacaatcattaattcataacactcccccttgagtgtccattgataaagaatgtgcctcgttaaaaccttaatAGGAAAAACCATTTGGGataaaaaaacctagtgaaggaaaaagagtacaacattatgtattctttaatacaatattgttcatcacatattctatttcttcccctcatgtaaatttacatcattaaggtgacagagtccgaatttgtgagtcatttgctcaaaagtttttcttggcaaaaattttacaaatagacttgtcatattttcagatgaacgaatttttggatatctatatcatcctttcaattgaacaatacactattgtcttcatatatggttgttgattcaatctttctcggggatagtcacaagtttcttgcacatgttgaattataaaccttaaccaaacatattcacaactttcctcgtaattttgtatgattagacgatgttgctactatggtttgtttcatataccttcatgaaaccattgtgctaccacatgtgtacaaacatcttgtttgtgatcaaccattgtgacattgtaagaatatgtaaaataacatgcatatctataacccattggtctgaatctaaatcatttggatggaataagctcatattcgtagtacccttaaagtaacaaagtatatgttttactccaaaccattttcttcttgtagttgaagaactatatcttgcttaacaaatttatagcaaatgcaatattagatcgagtataattcgcaagatacattagtatttctatgacactaagatatggtgcttctagaccaagaagatcttcgtcattttcttgaggtctaagaagagtctttatcaacatctaacgacctcacaactattggagtgcataatggatatgacttgtccatttagaacattttaagcaccttaattatataagcttcttgacgtataaaaacacctttatttaaatactcaatttctaatttcaaataagactttgcccttcaaagatcattcatctcaaattatttctttgagtaatcaattgcctttgtgagctcattaggaattccaacgatgtttatgtcatctacataaacaataattatggcaaattcattatttggatcttttcatataaatacaagaacaaattcttttaataagtactcaataagacggttatgccacacacgtcttgatttctttaatcaataaaagagcatgttcaattttattgaataaccctctttagagtttgtcttgttgggcaaataaaatccttcagggattttcatataaatatgattctcaaaagaaccgtacgaataggttgtaatatcattcattagatgtaaatgcaaaccttgttgtgcaactagaataatcgaatattgcaatgttgttgcatccaatactagtgaacatattttttttcactaatcaatacaaggttttatgaacaaccttgagcaaccaattatgttttgtatctaacaatttcatcatttttaatttgatttttgcgcaaaaatccatatgtacccaatggGTTTCACAACTTCAGGAGTGCGAACCAtacgtccaaaaacctttcgtttagcaaacaaatataattatgcttctttgcatattttcattttggccaatcttttctttgccgacaatcttcaatgatcattgcttattgatcttcattgtcattcatagcattcatcgctatgttataagtaaaagtttcgtcaatgttaacttcattttggttccatattatatgattcatgacataatttattgagatctcatcattttcaaccatttcaggtacctgaggttcttctggaaccgaaccattaattatgtcaaatgaatattttgggatttcaaccttttcgattaggttattttgcatattagccccctttctcattcaagagtttttatctttggaaccaataggtctaccacgcttcaaacgtgttcacatgagtttttcaaccctttttttttcacatcataataactgatcaCGTCAAACAAgacaatcattttgatttgtaaacttctggtttaccatgacatgcatttaaattgtactaataaacttgtagtacaaactataagagaatgttgataatttctccaatacactttctttttcaactcaatcatagagatataaagatatttcatatctttttcattgtttgtctcaatataatatccatttagacaaatatcattgaaacttaataagtttctattcaacttcttagtAGAAGTATAGtagctcttctagagtcttcaaatatatttgtagtactataaataatactaacatcgatgtctcacattatcaaacaagagaaaaatttattactcttgagaattgtataagttgctgcactatcaataagacacatatcttttggtactagtgcaaaacattcgttttcttttggtactagtgcaaaacattcgtttttcatataaacgtaaatatcaatatgagattttttttttcaacactctcataatcaattaggtgatcaatgctttcatttgttttagcaaagaaaataacaatattaagatgagtagcatccatatgaccataatcagaatcaccatcttcataagcaaagtgtgtttctatgttcttctcattatttgtaagatgctctggtgtacaataagtacaactcaaatggcctttaccatcgtaatgataatatataccttcatctttttgtcaatattttcacattttccttctcctttttttcacattatcgtgccacttctggtgacaaaatgtgtctttgaaatgttctttataaccatgtccaaaatcaagatcatgatcgatcatgaaaatataaataaaatgttgctgcattcacttctgggaatggagcagaaccaatttggagaggtctcatgattttttatcaaaagctcattgctttgttcagcgatacaaaggcatgaaataaattcataatattgattgctgcattcacttctggtaatggagcagattaggcggatctcatgatttttcatcaaaagctttattgctttgtccagccagccatacataggcatgaaataaattcaaaatatttgtgaaatctcttttcacaatatttttgttatgagcaaattagttgcttagatgctttatttctttatttaatggtatcccaatatccattgcatctaaatatatttcaaaatttaaaatccaatattagaaattcttccttgtaatatcaaaggtcacaaatccaaattttgcaacgtttcgcgtgtttagaattaacacataaaataataatattaataataataataataataatcatcaaaataatcataataatcaccgtcataataaaaataaaaataataagacggagatgaaaattgataaagttaaacaattcttatcgcaagaggaagaatataagttaaaattataatttgagaaaagattagaaagagcctggattgagacacaCAAAGCACTGTCGTTATagagaaaaagcttccactaATCCTCAATTGGTTGaagcatcgtgctgataacgtgttatgaaataaagtgaataataaagagaataatagataatagagaatagagaataaggagcaactcatctgtgtattattattgataggaagagtcctatttatagatacaatatgtaatccataaagaaaacaaatcaacttagttaatacaaatatttaccgtaaagagtaatgaatcatatgagtaaatgtatcaaattaatggacaatcattaattcataacaagttttatttatatttatgcatttaaaaataaaaatagtgcAAGACATGACTTCTATTTTAgaataaatgttaaatgaaaaaatattagaagctctacaaataaatttaatggtAATTTtctatacaaaaaaattatctatctacttttttttttaattctctttagatttaaagaataacaggacaaagaaaataatatagttATGCAATGTTTGTTCTAGTAAGTTGATAAGATTTCCTTGTTTGTGCCGTTAATTTTGAGAACTTGTCGTAGTTGTTCTAGATTTTATGAAGAGTCAAAAAGAATTTAAGCACGTTTCAATCTAAGTGAGGATagttaattattatctttacaCAATAATATGATGGTGTAAGTTATGTATATAAGAATGAAAGTATAAGTAGtaatgtatgaaattaaaagaaaaaatgtttatagTGTGAATATGAGTTTATTGAAAtgttggatatatatatatatatatatatatatatatatatatatatatatatatatatatatatatatatatatatatatatatatatatatatatatataaaagagaggattatatgtatatatttgcaTGTTTCATGTGGAATAAAACTAGGGGTGACAATGCAAGTCGATCCGACCCGTTTAGGTCTGATCTGTACTTGATCAACAAAATGTAGGTTGGGTCGGATCGTTTCGCATTTTTAACGTGGACTGAAAAGTCAGGTCTGTCCAGCATAAGTGTGGGCCTGCAGGTCAGTCcgtctttttaaaataaaaaaaacattatgataACACTTTCAATATTCaataaattgtgaaattttaataagttcaaaaaaattaagcaaagactTGTAAAGTTGGATGATAAGTTGATATTCtcacatttttaattatatttatatttgtacttTAACATTgttgacatacacaatgtatttttcaaattcaagcacattcaaaaatacataatagtTGTTTTTTCCAATCACACAAGATTTTGGAACGTTCATACAGAAGTTCAACGGGTCAACCCACATGGGTTGTGAACTTTTACGGGTTGGACTTTTACGGGCTAAtagattcaattttttaatatgttccGTGTTTTTTTATAGGCATGCGGGCTGATCGATATGGCGAAACCCATGTTGTCATTCCTAAATAAAACTGTaaattttaacactttttttatgagaattttcaatataaataaaaatatcattttagtgTCAATTCTACAAATATAAATTCTTCAAAGTTGAAGTGAATTATTCATATATGTATTCTTCATACTTTAAGAAATTCATATTTATAGAATTTATAATACttgtataagtaaaaaaaactattataaataattaaatacgcTGTAATGAATATAAACAAAGTTTTCTAATGACAAGGTGGGTGGGTCCTTCCATCTTGTGGACGCTCCGCAAACTTGCAACCTATCCGCACATGATTTGCTTGTCAAACTTTAAAGGTGTGACATGCTTGTAATTTACTAATTTATGGGTAATACTGTTTAGATatttatagaataaataaaatttgtttaattattctttactTTTTCGAGGATCAGGCTCACCCCTCTTTACGAGAGCTgaaaataattggattaaaaaataagctaccttaatataaataactgaaaaaatttcaaattaatcacgATTTCAATAATTATTCCCTAATTAATCTACTGATCACATTCCTCTGGCCAAATCCGGAAAAGAAAACTCGCCGGACGGCTAGCCATTTGGAGCTTCGattcaactttgcatttttgacaattttccaACACGTCATGAATAGTCattgatgattttttaatttaaaaaataataattaaaaaaattaaatatagtgCATGGGTATTAAACTCTTTACACattcaaattaaactaaatcCTTTTCTCTCTTTCGTTCGTTATGCGTGAAAGCGTGTTGGTGTTGGTGCTGGTGCCTACGCTTTTTCATCGTGATCAATCCACGATCCGTGGCTGTGCTCGTCGTCTCTGAAGCGATCAATCAAGCGTGAGAGGGCGGCATAGCAAAGCAAACATGTCTATGTCCGATTCCGATTCCTCCTCTTTTTTTGGCGATTGCAAAAGTTTCAAGCTAATTACCCGCGAGCGTAAGCCCCTTTttctcctcattttttttttgttacgttgCTCATCAATGATTCGTCACGCCTTTTCGACTTGTGGCATTTCGTTACTATTGTCAACAAAATCTTAGTGTCCGagtttattattatcatctttGGCGCATGGTTTCTACTGCTCGACCTTTTATCAGCTACATGATAAGCACGTTAGGGCAACTAGCTTATGGTTTCGTGTATTGAGTTTAGACTTTGGAGTGTGGTTTTTGGGTGCTTGTGGTTGGAATGGAGTGATTGAGTTTTCTGGATGGTTTTGGTTCCGTTGCCTATTCCATGGGTGCTCTCAGCTTATGATTATTTCAGGGTTGTCATTTGTATGCTCCACGGCCACGATGGAAATTTTCATGGCATGCCTTGATCAATTTTTATGCAGACACTATTCATAACATGTTCCATCATAATCTATCTAGAGAATTAAGGTAGAATTCGTGCACCTGGTGTGATGAATGACTTCATCTTTGTCTTTGCATTTAGTGAGAGAATTCCTTCCCATAGGTGTGAGAGAAAACACCACTGAGAGAAACTCTGCCTTTTCACTAGCACACATTCAGTTTATCATTCAACAATCAACAAGTTATCCCAACTCATTATGGGTCATTCACATCGAAAACTCAATTACTTAAATTCATCATTTAAGTACCAGGATATCAATTTTTGATAAGTGTTATTCAATaatctaataatatttataatcaaaCAATGTTAATTCAGCAAATAACAAAGATAAAGTCAATATAGCAGTCAGTGCACACGTATTACcccttcattttttaaatagcTTATATTATTGTAATTCACCGTGCTTCTTCACTTATATCTTTTGTATTagtaaatagaaagaaaaaaagagggaAAGTTGCACGATGGATGAAATCACACCccgaatattttaataattatttaaagactGATCGGATCAATTTGTTACTTTATAAATCATGAGAACTTCTCTACAGTTAGTATTTCAGAATTTAGGATCATCGCCAAATTCAATGTGGCACTGTTTTGTAATGTGAAATTGcttattttttgatatatttcctAATCTTTTGTCAGTATTGCaatctttatggttttcctcttgtttcttttatattttaattggttATGATCAGATAAACTTGTTCAATTTCTATTTACTGACTTATTTACAGGATTATTACATGAAATGCTAAGGTCAACAAAAGCAGGGGATTCCAGATCAACTTGGAAggtatacatatttatttacttagATGAATCCTACCTTGTTTCATATATCTTTCCTCAGGGTATAGAAGGAATGAAGGACTCGCACttctgtattatttatttaaagtttgtaGTTTACACttaattataatacaattcGCATGTCTAAAGTGCTTTATTAATCAATTGGAACTGCAATCATCATGTGTAGTATTTCATCAGTTTTCTCTAGATATCCATATTGATATGCTATGTACTATACTTTATGGGCTAGACTCCGTACATGTAAGATACACATTCATGTTGTAGCCCCAAGTATAAATACAACTGGCATAGATGTAGCCCCagatataaacatattttacatCTGAATGAAGCATTGAAGGTAAATTAAAGAAACTAAGAAGTACAAGGTAAAAGCTGAATTTATTGAGTACCATCTCATACTGGTTCATGGGTTACTTGCCTGCAGGTACTAATAATGGACAAACTTACTGTAAAGATAATGTCTCACGCTTGCAAGATGACTGATATTACCGATGAAGGCGTTTCATGTAAgctatcatttttctttttaccaaGGAACAATGAGTTGTTTTCCCcataattttctcttctcttattTTAGTGTGCCATGATGAACCTGAAATTACCAAGTAGGGTAATTATTCCCATCCCATCCTCTTATTACCTCTTTCGAAAAGACTATAGGAGTATGTTTGGCACCCACTTTTCTCTTTGAGAATTAAATATTCTCTAGAGTTTGATGCTGGTTTTTTTCGTTTTGAATCTGAATTGAAACTGCAGTTGTTTTCATGCTTACCAAACTTGAACTGACCATGTTTATTACATGTCCTTGGTATGTCCGAAGTCTTGGTACGTTCTAATtgttctattaaaataaattattttcacaaatattgataatttaatattgaattcTGTCAATTTGGAAATAGAAGGACATTTGTTGTGggttttttacaatttttatttcttatataaagGATGAGCCTTTGCAGAAAATAAGGAGTGGTCTGTTATGTCTTTAGAGGAGGCATAAATATAGATAATTTTATGTCCCcaattatcttgttttctttttatcttgttttgtgGATTTGTTAAAGATGCCGTATCCTCTTTTGCTCATTCTTTATTACTACtaattttatcaatataaaaCTCAACtatataataaagtaaaacaCCTTTATGGATTGATTTATGATCACCTTTACATAATGGCAGGAGCCTCATCCATTAGACCTCCAATTTTTAATTCGTTTGTTGTATGTCATGAAACTTTGCTTCTCTTTTTGTAGTGGTTGAAGACATATACAAGCGAAGGCAGCCATTGCCCTCCATGGATGCCATATATTTCATCCAGCCAACCAGAGAGAAGTAATATATCTGCTCTATCAATTAGCTtcccttttgttttatttttattaatctttttatttaattcaaccTTATGCTTACTTTCAAAGATGTCATGAATTATTTCAGCAGTTTTTATCTGTATTACTTTTTTGCTCTGTACTAGTTACATGATGATGCATTACTTTGTCTCTCCGTCTCTCCAAATtgttcatttataatttaatttgttgaataatttaatatgctGCATCCTTTGACCGTGGAACAATCTCAGTTAGCTTTAATGTGTAACTTAGTTATCATTCCTTTTTGAGTTGGTCCATATTTAGTGATTTTCTCCATTTTTATTTGCAGTGTAATTATGTGTTTGTCAGACATGTCCGGAAAGACACCCTTATACAAGAAGTACGTGGTGGTCATTATATTATCTCCCTTGTCTGTTATTCATCAGGGCTTCAACAACTTATTTGTTTTCAAGTCTGTTTTCTGTGATCTTGTAGGGCATTTATTTTCTTCAGCTCAAGTATTTCCAGAGAATTAGTTTTGGATATTAAGAAAGATACAAAGATTTTGTCTCGATTAGGTGCACTGAGAGAGGTGAGCATTTTTTTGTTTCCAAGCTATGTTGTGCTTGAATTCATAATTGTGCCTAATTGACATTTGTTTTGTGCTTTCCCTCCTCATTTGGATGGCACATGCAGATGAACTTGGAGTATTTTCCCATAGACAGCCAGGTTTGCGGCTGCTCActtatactttaatttatttcatcttCCATCTATAAtatgtttacttttttatcATGAATATAATCATATTCCTGAAGCTTTGGTTTTAACCATGCGGAATAGCATCATGTTACCATTTAGgtcaataataaatatcaaaacTTATGACATGTAGAAGTGTTGCTTGTTTTGGTCCAGTTCCACACTTAACCATGAATTAGATTCAAGTGATGAATCAATATTTCCTTCccgttaaattaattataatctaTTAGCTGTTGAAAGATCTTTCCCAGTTATAAACAAAGACTTTGGTTGAAAAAACTGAATAGACTTAGCTAGCAATCTCTGCTGAATTTGCAGATTTTGAAGCTTGATGTAGAATAAATTTAAGTAGAATCCaagaagttaaaatttaactaCCAGTATGTGGATTAGGAAGTCCATCTTTGCAAATGGGCAATTTTGACCATTCATGTCtatcttctttattatttaGGAACTCACCATTCGTGAACTGGGTTGTTGAGATCTTTCCTTTTTGAATATCAATTTCCAATTGTGCTTGTTAggaattctttattattttctaatgcCATCATCATTCAATTAATGGTTGCCTTCAATTTTGGGGTTTCTTTTTGTCATGTTAATACAGGGTTTCATCACAAATAATGAAAGGGCATTAGAGGAGCTGTTTGGGGATGAAGAGGATAATCATAGAGGTGTTGCATGTTTGAATGTGATGGCAAAACGAATTGCTACAGTTTTTGCTTCTTTAAGAGTATGTGAATAGTGATCTTTGACAAGGATACAAAAAAATGTTgtcattgttttataattttccaACTTGTTATTATGAAGTCTAATGAagtatgtaaatatttttttaaggaatttCCTTCTGTTCGCTTTCGTGCTGCCAAGTCCCTAGATGCAACTACAATGACTACTTTCCGTGATCTTATACCTACAAAGCTTGCTGCTGGAGTCTGGGACTGccttatgaaatataaaaaaagtataccTAATTTTCCTCAGACAGAGACCTGTGAATTGCTAATTCTTGACAGATCTATTGATCAGGTATCTTAACTGCATTTTTTGGCCATCAACTTACAACATTCTTTTGACAGACGGTCATCTTGTTTACATTGAGGATTATGTTCTGATTTTGTAGATAGCTCCCGTGATTCATGAATGGACTTATGATGCCATGTGTCATGATTTGCTGAACATGGAGGGAAATAAATATGTTCACGAAGTAACATCCACACCCTTCTCTTATCACTGTGAATTTTTTGTGTCAACTAGTGACTAAGCACAAATCTACTGTATTTCCAAGGTTCCTGGCAAATCCGGTGGTCCGCCAGAGAAGAGAGAGGTTCTTTTGGAGGATCACGATCCTATATGGCTTGAACTTCGCCATGCTCATATTGCAGATGTACGTCCTGCTTTTATGCATTCATTACTAAACTAGATTTAAGCGAGACGAATACCTTTTGATATTGATGACCATGCCAGGCTAGTGAACGGCTGCATGAGAAGATGACCAACTTCGTTTCAAAGAATAAAGCTGCACAAATACATGGTTCAAAGTGAGTGATAACTATCTTGTGATTTCTCATAATGGCATTGTTATATAAGAGGATAATTGATGCTGAACTTATTGGTTTAGttattatcataaattaaatatttgccGTTTTTTATTTGTAGATTTTCCTTTATGAGACTGTATGATTTGACTCAGTTATATTCCACACTGTGTGATATGAAATTGACGCTTTGCCTATCATGGTTTGCTCCGATATTACATATTTATTCTTGAGTTTTATCATACATTTTTGCGACTGCCCATTTATTTTTGAGAAGACCACCAAAACATTCCCTTCTGGTTTGAACCACAGGGATGTAAGAAAGGAGCAAATGGTTGACGGCAAACTGTTGATTGTTTGTTCCATAGGACAAATTAAATTGGACCAATCCATAGTCGAGAAACTGAAGTTAAATTTAGCTTCCACTACTGCTTATGTGgttttatattacaaattaaaggAATAAACTTGACGGTGCTTTATGATTGGAAGTAAAACATTTGAAGCC encodes:
- the LOC114174176 gene encoding SNARE-interacting protein KEULE-like, whose product is MSMSDSDSSSFFGDCKSFKLITRERLLHEMLRSTKAGDSRSTWKVLIMDKLTVKIMSHACKMTDITDEGVSLVEDIYKRRQPLPSMDAIYFIQPTRENVIMCLSDMSGKTPLYKKAFIFFSSSISRELVLDIKKDTKILSRLGALREMNLEYFPIDSQGFITNNERALEELFGDEEDNHRGVACLNVMAKRIATVFASLREFPSVRFRAAKSLDATTMTTFRDLIPTKLAAGVWDCLMKYKKSIPNFPQTETCELLILDRSIDQIAPVIHEWTYDAMCHDLLNMEGNKYVHEVPGKSGGPPEKREVLLEDHDPIWLELRHAHIADASERLHEKMTNFVSKNKAAQIHGSKGSGDMSTRDIQKMVQALPQYSEQVDKLSLHIEIAGKINRIIRESGLREVGQLEQDLVFGDATTKDVIKFFTTKEDITHENRLRLLMILASIYPEKFEGEKGLNLMRLAKLTEEDMSVVHNFRMLGGQPVAKKSKTSGFGLKFEIHKKKRAARKERPGEEEKWQLSRFYPIIEELIENLARNELSNEDYPCLNDPSPSYHGSPFSGPVNQNPHSMRSRRTPSWARPRGSEDGYSSDSVLRLASSDFRRVGQRIFVFIVGGATRSELRVCHKLTEKLKREIILGSSSVDDPAQFITKLNMMTTHEISLDDIQI